DNA sequence from the Terriglobia bacterium genome:
CGGGCGGGTCGTCGACCCCGCCGCCTCCGTGGACGAGGCGCTGGACGTCCTGGTGGAGGACGGGAAGATCGCCCGAATCGAGCCGAAGATCGCCGCGCGGGGGGCGGACGTGCTCGACGTCGCGGGGCTCGTCGTTTGCCCCGGCTTCATCGATCTCCACGTCCACCTCCGCGAGCCGGGGCAGGAGTGGAAAGAGACGGTCGCCACCGGAACCGCCGCCGCCGCCGCGGGCGGCTTCGCGGGCGTCGCCTGCATGCCGAACACGGTTCCGCCCAACGACAACCGGTCGGTGACCGAGTTCATACTCGCGCAGGCGTCGGCGGGAGCGGCCTCTCGGGTCTACCCAATCGGGTGCGTGACCAAGGCGCAGAAGGGCGAGGAGCTGGCGGAGATGGGGGACATGGTCGCCGCGGGGGCCCGGGCCTTCTCCGACGACGGCTGTCCCGTGGCCTCGAGCCTGCTGATGCGTCGGGCCCTGGAGTACTCCCGGATCTTCGACCTGCCGATCATCGACCACTGCGAGGATTCGGTCCTCGCCGCCGGAGGCGTCGTCCACGAGGGGGAGGTGTCGACGCGCCTCGGCCTCCGCGGGTGGCCCGGGGTCGCGGAGGACCTGATGGTGCAGCGGGACCTGCTGCTGGCGGAGTACACCGGCGGCCACGTGCACATCGCGCACCTCTCGACCGCGCGCGGCGCCGAGTTCGTGAGGCGGGCCAAGAAGGCCAAGGTCGCGGCGACGTGCGAGGTCACGCCGCATCATCTCGTCCTGACCGACGCGGCGGTGGCGGACTACGACACCGACGCGAAGATGAACCCGCCGCTCCGGTCCGAGGCCGACCGTCGGGCGCTCCTCAAGGCCCTCGCCGACGGAACCGTGGACGCCATCGCGACCGATCACGCGCCGCACCACGTCGACGAGAAGGCCGTGGAGTTCTCCCGGGCGCCGTTCGGCATCGTGGGTCTCGAGACCGCGGTATCGCTCTGTCTCGACCGGCTGGTGCACGCCGGGGTGATCGGTCTCTCCCGGCTGGTGGAGCTGTTCACCGCCGGCCCCGCGAGGATCTTGAGGCTCGATCGCGGGACGCTGCGGCCGGGGAAGGACGCCGATCTGACGGTGCTCGACCTGCAGCGGCAGGTGGTCGTGGACCCGGCGAAGTTCCGCTCGAAGAGCCGCAACACCCCGTTCGCGGGGTGGAGCCTGCGCGGCGCGGCGGTGATGACCGTGGTCGGCGGCCGGATCGTTCACGACGCCCGTTGATGCCTGCGCGCGCCGCACGCCGCGTTATGGTCGTGGCCAACCCCGCCGCCGGCTTGAGGCGCGGCCGGGACGCCGGGGAAGCGGCGGCGTCCGCGGCGCGCCGGGCCGGAGCCCGCTCGGAACTGGTCCGGACGCGCGGACCCGGAGATGCGCGACGGCTCGCGGCGAAGGCGTGGGCGGAGGGATTCGACACCGTCCTCGCGGTCGGGGGCGACGGCACGGCTCACGAGGCGGCGAACGGCGCCGCCGGGACGCCGGTCGTCCTGGGTGTCGTGCCGTCCGGGACCATGAACCTGCTCGCGCGGGTTCTCGGCGTGCCGATGGACCCGGCGGGCGCGGCGGAGTCGGCCGTCCTCGGGCGCCGTCGGATCGCGCTGCGCCCGGGAAAGGCGGGAGAGACGCTGTTCCTGCTCATGGCGGGGATCGGGTTCGATGCCTGGGTCTTGCGGGAACTGCTCGCCGGGCGCCGCGGCAAGGTCGCCTTCCGGCACTACGTGCTGGGCGGCCTGCGCGGGCTCCTCACCTATCCGTTCCCGACGATCCGGCTCGAGATGTCCGGCGAGTCGGTCGACGCCACCGCCGCGATCGTGGGCCGGGCGCCGCTCTACGGCGGTTTCCTCCGACCCACCCCCCACGCCGCGCTCGAGAGCGACACGCTCGAGGTCTGTGGATTCACCGCCCGCTCGGCGGGCGGGCTTCTCCGCATCCTGCCGGCGCTCTGGTCCGGCGCGCACATCGGCCGGCCGGGGATCGTCGATCGAAGCGCGACGTGGCTCAAGGCAAGCTCGGAGCATCCCGACATCCCGGTCCAGCTGGATGGCGAGCTCGCGGGGCGGCTGCCGATGGAGTTCGCGATTTCCGACCGGGAACTCGTGCTGGCGCGCTGAAAGCGGTTGACACGTCGCCAGGTGTCGGGACATCCTCCGTCTTCTTCGGATGCTCACGAGGGTGATATGCGACCGACGAGTCCCGACGCCGTTTTCGAGACCCATCTTCCCGGAATACCCCTTCGCGGACGCGGCAAGGTGCGCGACGTCTACGAGATCGGCGACGCCCTGCTGATCGTCGCGACGGATCGCCTCTCCGCCTTCGACTACGTTCTCCCGAACCCGATCCCGGACAAGGGGAAGGTCCTGAACCAGATCT
Encoded proteins:
- a CDS encoding dihydroorotase, translating into MKLLLRNGRVVDPAASVDEALDVLVEDGKIARIEPKIAARGADVLDVAGLVVCPGFIDLHVHLREPGQEWKETVATGTAAAAAGGFAGVACMPNTVPPNDNRSVTEFILAQASAGAASRVYPIGCVTKAQKGEELAEMGDMVAAGARAFSDDGCPVASSLLMRRALEYSRIFDLPIIDHCEDSVLAAGGVVHEGEVSTRLGLRGWPGVAEDLMVQRDLLLAEYTGGHVHIAHLSTARGAEFVRRAKKAKVAATCEVTPHHLVLTDAAVADYDTDAKMNPPLRSEADRRALLKALADGTVDAIATDHAPHHVDEKAVEFSRAPFGIVGLETAVSLCLDRLVHAGVIGLSRLVELFTAGPARILRLDRGTLRPGKDADLTVLDLQRQVVVDPAKFRSKSRNTPFAGWSLRGAAVMTVVGGRIVHDAR
- a CDS encoding NAD(+)/NADH kinase, translated to MPARAARRVMVVANPAAGLRRGRDAGEAAASAARRAGARSELVRTRGPGDARRLAAKAWAEGFDTVLAVGGDGTAHEAANGAAGTPVVLGVVPSGTMNLLARVLGVPMDPAGAAESAVLGRRRIALRPGKAGETLFLLMAGIGFDAWVLRELLAGRRGKVAFRHYVLGGLRGLLTYPFPTIRLEMSGESVDATAAIVGRAPLYGGFLRPTPHAALESDTLEVCGFTARSAGGLLRILPALWSGAHIGRPGIVDRSATWLKASSEHPDIPVQLDGELAGRLPMEFAISDRELVLAR